A window of Betaproteobacteria bacterium genomic DNA:
GGTGGCCACCATCGGCGGCCAGGCCGACAAGCCACCGATCTGTTTCACCGGGCACATCGACATCGTGCCGCTCGGTGCCAAGGCGTGGTCGCACGATCCCTTCGCGGGTGAGACCGACGACGGCCGCATGTATGGCCGCGGCTCCAGCGACATGAAAGCGGGTGTGGCCGCATTCGTGTGCGCTGCCGTCGAACTCGCTGCCCACCTCGATCGCACCGCCGGCGTCTCCATCGTGATCACGGCCGGAGAGGAAACCGGCTGCCAGGGCGCGTTCGACCTCGTGCGGACGCCCGGTGCGCTGGGCCGCGCGGGCGCCATCGTGGTCGCCGAACCGACCGGCAACTTCCCTTACGTCGGACACAAGGGCGCCTTCTGGCTGCAGGCGCGCACGCAAGGCGTCACGGCGCACGGTTCGATGCCGGACAAAGGCGTGAACGCCGTGTACAAGGCGGCGAAGGCCGTGAGCTGTCTGGAGCACTACCACTTCGACACGCCGGCTCACGAGCTGATGGGCCAGGGCACGCTCAACGTGGGCACCTTCAGCGGCGGGCTCAACATCAATTCCGTTCCCGACCAGGCCGTCATCGGCATCGACATGCGGACGGTTCCGACACAGGAGCACTCGCACATCCGCAATGATCTGTCGCGAGTGCTCGGTCCCGACGTGGATCTGCACACCCTGCTCGACGTGGAATCCGTCTACACCGATCCGGACGATGCCTGGGTCCAGCGCGTCTTCGACATCATGCAGCCGTACCTGGGCGTGCGACCCGAGGGGCGCACGGCCACCCACTTCACGGACGCAGCCGCGCTCAAGCCGGCCTACGGCAACCCGCCCACGCTCATCCTCGGGCCGGGCGAGCCGCAGATGGCGCATCAGACCGACGAATACTGCGTGGAGGAACGCGTCCGGACGGCAACCCGGGCCTTCGTCGAGATCATGCAGGACTGGTGCTGCCGATAGGGCTTGCGGACGATCCGATGGCGCAGCCCTATCTGGCCAGCCCGTTGCAGGACCGGCTCGCCGCGCTGGTCGACTCGGCAGCCGAGATTCCCGGCCTTTCCGCGACCGACGAAGGGGCGCGGGTCGTGCGCGCGACGCTCGCGGGCCGGCCTCTGGTCGTCATCGGAACCGATCCCTCCAGAGCCTCCGGCGCGATCGGCCGCAGCGATGCCGAGCGGATCTGCCACGCGATAACACACGCGGTCGACCACCGGTTGCCGATCGCTCTCCTCATCGATTCGGCCGGGGCGAAGCTCACCGAGGGCGTGCGAGTGCTCGGCGCGTTCCGCGTGCTGCAACGGCAACTGCTGCAGGCCCGGGCTCTCGGGGTGCCCATCGTCGCCGTGATCGGCCGCAACTGCTTCGGTGGTGCGAGCCTGCTCGCCTTCACCGCCGACACCAGGATCTATCCCCGGGGCTGCCGCATCGGGCTCTCGGGCCCGCGCGCCGTCGCAGTGCCGGATCGCGGGCCGGAAAGCGAGCATGCGCTCCAGGCGGTCTACGGGCCGGAAAGCCGCGCGCGCCACGACGAAGAAGCGGTGCTGGTGAGCGACGATGCCCACGCCGTCTCTGCCGTCGTCAAGGCGTGGCTGGGAGAGCGCACTGCCGCGCGAGCGCCGGCCTTGCCCGCGATGACGGCTCTCACGCGCCGGCTTCGCATGTACCGGGGCGACCCCACCACATTGTCCACGCTCGCTCCGCCGCAGGAGATCGAGGCGCGTCTGGATCACCTGTTCACTCAGGGCTGGAGCGCGGTCTACGGCGATGGCGTCGTGTGGGGTGACGGCTGGGTGGACGGGCGGGAGACCTGCTTCGCCGGATTCGTGGGCGGACGCGCCGTGGGCGCGTTCTCGTGCTGGCGCATGATCGACATCCTGCGCGCCTATCGCAACGAACCGGCGAGCGTGCCGGTGACCCTGCTGCTCGATTGCCCCGGCCAGGCAGGTGACCAGGCCAACGAACAGATCCTGCTCAGCGAGTTCGTGACGCGCGTCGCCGAAGCAGCTCACGCGCTGACGCATAACGGCCGCACCGTCGAACTCTGGCTGATCGGCGAGGCGGGGGGCGCCATCTACGTGGCGCTGGCCGCGGCGGCAACCACCATCACCGCCTGGCCTGGCATTCGCCTGCAGACGCTGCCCGCGCATGCGGTCGACCGCGTCGTCGGTACACAGCAGGAACAGAAGCCCACGCTTTCTGCCTTGCTCGAGGCGCGGGTGATCGATCGCTGGACCCGCTCGCCCGGATTCGGGGAGTGGCCCGCGCCCAGCCTGCCCGGCTGAACCGCCGCCAACCTCTTCTTGTCCCGATGAACCACAACCTCTACGCCCTGTTCGCCCAGCGGTTCCCCGCTCCTTCCGCACCGCTGCTCGAAACCGAGGAGGGCGAGATCGTCACCTACGGCGATATCGCCCAGCGGGCCGGACGCATGGCGGCCGTGCTGGCAGCGCAAGGTGCACGGCCCGGCGATCGAATCGCCGCTCAGGTGGAGAAGTCCCCCGATGCGCTGGCGCTCTACCTCGCCTGCCTGCGCGGCGGATTCGTCTACCTGCCCCTCAATACCGCCTATCAGCCGCCCGAGATCGCGTATTTCCTGGGCGATGCCGAGCCGGCGGTGTTCGTCTGCAGACCGGAGAGCCTGGAGGCGCTCGAGCCGCGCGCCCGGGCAGCCCACGTGTCCGCCGTGCTCACGCTGGATGGTTCCGGCGGAGGCACTTTCCGGGATCGCGTGACGCATACGATCGACGAAGCGCCCGTGCACTGCGTCGGCGCGGACGATCTGGCCATCATCATCTACACCTCCGGCACCACCGGACGTTCCAAGGGAGCGATGCTCACGCACGGCAACCTGCGGGCGAACGGCGAAGCCCTGGCCGGTGCCTGGGACTTCCGGTCCGCCGATGTGCTCCTGCACCAGCTTCCGCTCTTCCACGTTCACGGACTGTTCATCTCGACGCACTGCGTTCTGCTGAGCGGCGCACGGATGCTGTTTCATCGGAAATTCGATGCCGCCGCCGCACTGCGGGCGCTGCCCGGGGCGACAGTGATGATGGGAGTGCCGACGTACTACACCCGCCTGCTGGCGGAGGCCTCCTTCACGCGCGAACTTGCGCGCAACGTCCGCCTGTTCGTGTCGGGTTCCGCGCCCCTGCTCATGGAGACGTTCCGCGAATTCGAAGCGCGTACGGGACAGCGCATTCTCGAACGCTACGGCATGAGCGAGGCAGGCGTCATCACGAGCAATCCGCTCCTGGGTGATCGCAAGGGCGGGACCGTCGGCCGGCCGTTGGCCGGCATGGAAGTGCGGGTCGCCGGCGAGGGCGACCGGTTGCTGCCCGCGGGCGAGAACGGCAGTGTCCAGATTCGCGGGGAAAGCGTCTTCAAGGGGTACTGGCGCATGCCGGAGAAGACCCGCGAAGAATTCACCATGGATGGATGGTTCCGCACCGGCGACGTCGGCGTGTGGGACGCAGACGGCTATCTGTCGATCGTGGGACGCGCGAAGGACCTCATCATCAGCGGCGGATACAACGTGTATCCGAAGGAGATCGAGATCGAACTCGACGGGCTGGCCGGAGTGGTGGAATCGGCCGTCATCGGCGTGCCCCATCCCGACTTCGGCGAGGCCGTGACCGCCGTCGTGATCCTCGCGCCGGGTGCGGCGTTCGTGGAACAGGAGGCGATTGCCCTGCTGCGTATGCGTCTGGCGAACTACAAGGTTCCCAAGCGCATCCACGTCCTTCCGGAACTCCCCCGCAATGCCATGGGCAAGGTCCAGAAGAACGTGCTGCGTGACCGGTTCGCCGAAGCCGTCACCGGCAAGGCGTGACGCGGACGATCAGGCGGCGCGGCGCTGGATCGAGGGAGAGACGATCGCCTCCCGCAGACCGGTCCTGTCGAGAATCTCCTGCGTCTGCGCTGCCGTCAGCAGGGTGAGCGGCGGCCGAACCGTGCCGCAGTCGACACCGATGTGCGGAGCCACGGCCTTCAACGCGTTGATGATCCCGTGGGGCAGGCTGGCCGCGATCAGCTTGCGAATGGGCGCCTGTGCCGCGC
This region includes:
- a CDS encoding M20 family metallopeptidase, giving the protein MAASDALRLTQELLRFNTINPPGAEEPCARHIGALLEAAGFRVKYHGFGSGRANLVATIGGQADKPPICFTGHIDIVPLGAKAWSHDPFAGETDDGRMYGRGSSDMKAGVAAFVCAAVELAAHLDRTAGVSIVITAGEETGCQGAFDLVRTPGALGRAGAIVVAEPTGNFPYVGHKGAFWLQARTQGVTAHGSMPDKGVNAVYKAAKAVSCLEHYHFDTPAHELMGQGTLNVGTFSGGLNINSVPDQAVIGIDMRTVPTQEHSHIRNDLSRVLGPDVDLHTLLDVESVYTDPDDAWVQRVFDIMQPYLGVRPEGRTATHFTDAAALKPAYGNPPTLILGPGEPQMAHQTDEYCVEERVRTATRAFVEIMQDWCCR
- a CDS encoding malonyl-CoA synthase, whose product is MNHNLYALFAQRFPAPSAPLLETEEGEIVTYGDIAQRAGRMAAVLAAQGARPGDRIAAQVEKSPDALALYLACLRGGFVYLPLNTAYQPPEIAYFLGDAEPAVFVCRPESLEALEPRARAAHVSAVLTLDGSGGGTFRDRVTHTIDEAPVHCVGADDLAIIIYTSGTTGRSKGAMLTHGNLRANGEALAGAWDFRSADVLLHQLPLFHVHGLFISTHCVLLSGARMLFHRKFDAAAALRALPGATVMMGVPTYYTRLLAEASFTRELARNVRLFVSGSAPLLMETFREFEARTGQRILERYGMSEAGVITSNPLLGDRKGGTVGRPLAGMEVRVAGEGDRLLPAGENGSVQIRGESVFKGYWRMPEKTREEFTMDGWFRTGDVGVWDADGYLSIVGRAKDLIISGGYNVYPKEIEIELDGLAGVVESAVIGVPHPDFGEAVTAVVILAPGAAFVEQEAIALLRMRLANYKVPKRIHVLPELPRNAMGKVQKNVLRDRFAEAVTGKA